The DNA region AAGAAACGTAATCAACCGCCAGGAACTTTCTGTTTCCTGGAACGCCGTAAACAAACGCCCGGGGTCTGGGAGGCGGGGTCCCTTCTTACAAACCTAATTTAGATTCAGTGCCCCTCTCCCCCAGGAGCGTTGTGAGCTCCTCGCCGACAACTCCACCGCCAGCTCCCCACCCAACGGGGGCACCTCCAGACTGTTAACCATGGCAGAGACGTCCTTCTCGCCCTTAGAGGGCAGCCTGTCCCGCCGATTCCCGCGCTTCCACCACTTCCCCTCCCGCCGAAAGCTCCGGACAAAACCGCGAGAGCAGCTCAGGGACGCCGGCTCACTCACCGGCACCCGAGGAAGACGTGGTTGGCCCACGCCATGGAAAAGGAGatgagctgctgcagctgccGACTGCGGGTCCCGCTCTCGGCGTCGGCGGCCTCCTCCGGGTGAGCGGAGGCCGCGCCGCCGGCGGGGGCCAGGTCCCCGGCGTTGCGGAGCAGGAACTCGCGGCGGTGGCGCCAGTGTTTGTCGGTCTCGCCGTCGGAGCGCAGCGTCTCCACCCAGGCGGCCACCCGCGGGTTCTGGCTCAGGTACTCCGACACCTCCTGCGCCATGTTGGGCCTGCGGGTCGCGGAAGTCGCGATCGGACGCTGCGCCGAGGCTGGGGGTTGCGGGGCGAGCGGCCCTGTCACTGCGGCCTGCACCGGCGGCCCACCAGAGAACGCCCCTCGAGCAGCGCAAAGACCAAACAACAGCGCCGGGAGCAGCTGAACCGCCCACTTCCGCCCGCCGCCGGCTCCTTCCCTTTTATAACCTCGCTGCCGCCGAGCGCCCGCGCGTCCTTCCGGCGCGAGCCGGCTCTCCCAGGACGCTTTGCGGCGCCCGAGCCGCCGCGACGCTGCGGCCCCTGCGGCGGGTGTATGGCAGGCGGGGCGAGAGGAGGCGGGCGCGTGCCTGCCGCTCCGCCAGGGCGGGTCGCTAGTGGGTTCGCCCCGGGCGCTGGCGCCGGCCCCAGCGTTCCAAGTGGGCTTTGTGACGCAACGCGCTCCGGTCGCCTCCCTCCCGCGCCGGGCCCGCTGCTCCGGGGGACGGCGGAGGACAGCGGGCTACTGGGCGGCCGGGCGGGGCAGGCCGAGTCCTCGCGTGTCGCGCGCGTCCCCGCGGACTCGAGCCGCCATCCGGCCGCGAGGTCTGGGCGCCTCTGCCCGAGGACGCTGGTTTCGAGCGGGGCCAAAGTAAACAAAGCTCGCCTCCATTTTTTCTTGTTATGCAGAAAATCGAATGTAGACAAGCGAGGCATTCTGAGGCCGTCCGGGTCTCGGGGCATTTAGGAATGTGCAGGTGTATATTAGCTTAAAAGTATTATACTAATAATAAAGGTAAATGATAACGTTTAATCCAGTTCGATGTTGCCTTGTGGAGCCCAGTCTTTGAAACTATTCCTGACCCCGCAGACTTGGGTCTGGTTTCCGCAGTTCAACCCGGGCAGTACTGCTTCCTCTAGGGTGGATTTTTGGTCAGTAACATAAACGCTGCGCCAGTACCTTCGGTCTCCGTCGTATTTCCTTAAATTAACAAACTAACCCCTAGCTGGACGGATATCTAGGAGGCGGCTTGGAAAAGTGCCTTTGTCTCCACGCCCCCAAACTTCCGCTCTTAGAgctatatttttctttgcatttttttcattttagaatgtCCACACTTAAAACAGAGCTGCCGGCTTGCTTATTGTTATGTTTCCAATATTAGGTATTTGGGTATTTTatgattaataaaatttaataataagttAAAATAAGTGATACTTAAAATTTATCATTCTTGTCACTTGTATAAGTGACAAGAATGATAAATTacgaaataaaaagaaattttcctctCACTAAATTTTTGtggattctgattttaaaataaatcagaataatcaagcaaggaaaaaaaggaatggtCACTGAGATGGGATTAACAAAAAGCCAGGTAATTTATATACATGCTGGAACAAGCAAAATTCAACTATTATGTGAAAATAGTAGAGCCCATTTTCTTGTCGTGCCCAATGAAAGTGCataaaaacagagacacagagaaatttTTTAAGCTTAGGATTTTGCTTCTagttttgctcttctttcctctttttccccGAAACTTTAGAGGGGTGAAAAGATGTGGAAACCTGGcactttatttagttattttttaacatctttattggagtataattgctttacagtgttgtgttagtttctgctgtataacaaagtgaatcagctatatgtatacaaatatccccatatcaactccctcttgcatctccctcccaccctccctatcccacccctctaggtggtcacaaagcaccgagctgatctccctgtgctatgcagctgcttcccactagctagctattttacatttggtagtgtatatatgtccatgccactctctcactttgtcccagcttacccttccccctccccgtgtcctcaagtccattccctacatctgcatctttattcctgtcctgcccctaggtttttcagaaccatttttttttagattccatatatatgtgttagcatacggtatttgtttttctctttctgacttacttcactctgtatgacagactctaggtccatccacctcactacaaataactcactttcattcctttttatggctgaataatattccattgcatatatgtaccacatctttattcattaatctgtcaatggacccttaggttgcttccatgtcctaaaCCTGGCACTTTAAAAGACTGGAGAAATTTCATGGTTTTTCCTTTCATGAATTCTTTGGCAAGGGGGAGATAGCAAGTAAAAGAATCTAAGATTACGTACCTAGAtaatatttgtacattttaatccaagaattttctcactttttttctttttgccctgtAGCCTTCCACCCACAGGCTTCACTGCCTTGAAGAGAGTGCAAATAGAGCCTGGATTTCAAAATTAATTGTTAAAGTTATAATAAAAGCATTACGGTCTGAAAGCTGGAGTATTTGTTATTTGCAAAAGCCAGCTGCTTTACTGAAAagatgcatgttttttttttttctcttttttcttaaaaggttGACTTTGCATATGAAGATACGGGGAATAGACCACGGACCACAAAGTTAAGAATGATAGCATATATtctactaggaaaaaaaaaaaagccttctcaCCATATGCAGACAGATTCCCggactggagggagggagaattcAGAGAGAAAAGGTGAGAAGGGAACTTGTGAAAACCAATGAGGGTGGGGCTGAGCGGGGAGGAGGAAGTGTTGGCTCTGCCTGGACCTTTGGGAGAAGACAGCCCACTAGTGCCCAGCGTGGATTGGCCTTTATAAGAGAAGAAATGAGCCTAGAGAAGGCCTTTTATAGTAATTAACTATACGACTGGTAATTAACTATAcgactccctcctcctcccccaacacacacacacacacacacacacacacacacacacacaccccttgtcTCTCACAGACCTTAGAGGAATCCAAAAAGTTCcataaggagagagaaagagaggaatgcTGAAGCGCCCCCAGCCACCATGGTCCACATGAGGCTGAAGGGGTGGACCGTTCAGGTCCAAAAGGAGGAAGGCATCAGCTAGTTCTTAACAGGCCCGTGAGATCCAGGTGGAGCCAAATCAACAGGGGAGAGCCCTCAAGCTCTCATGCAAGGACCAGTATGTGCTGGGAGAAGAGACAGTTTGCTCCAGGGGGATCCCACAGGGAAGAAGGCCCAGAAGGAAAGAAGCACAGAGACCATGTTAGAATGATACCTAAGCCTCTCCTCCCACCACTGCCCCCATCAGAGGAGAACAGAGATCTAATCAGCTGAGAACAATCCACCGCCACTCccaaaactgaggttcaggcCACAAGTGACTGAATTCTCTTAATATCACGAGATTAGGTTTTCCCCTCCAAGtggaaacaaatttattaaaactgCTGCTACATGTGTCTGAAGAAATCCAATACAAATTCCATTGGCAGGCTGGCCTTTCTGGAAAACGGCTTCCCCAAGGAGCAACCTGAAGGGGGTGGCCCTGCTCCTGAAACGGATTCTAGAAGCCCCAGAGGATCAAGGAAACACTTGGGAGGAAGGTCTGCATGTGGAGTACAGAGGTTTGTGTAGAGCGAATGCTCTAGTCAATGTCATGGCCAAGGTTATGGCTTGACTTGTGAGCATTATAGTGAAGGGAAAATTTTTACATAAAGCAATGAATGAGGTCACAAATCAGTCAAATCACAGTGGTGATAAGATGTGTGTCCTGAAAGTCGAAGATGAGGATGTTTTAAGAAGGGAATAGTCCCCTGTGTCAGAAgctgttgtgaaaattaataaagaaaaacttcaTTTAAACTGGAGTGGGGAGGCCAGAAGGGAGAGCTCTCATGCCCTACCACTCAGGGTCAATGGTAGACCCAACAGGAAGAGAGGTACCTTTGCATCTCCAACAGGAAGAAGGCCACTACTTTACTACCCAGCAAGAGGATGAATTTCTCCTCGCCCAGCAACAGCCTAGCCAATGAGAGGCTGTCACAGTCAGCCAATGAAAAACCAGTACACTTCaaactcccagtttcctccaatggactctttgtttataATAGCCCCTCCCAACTGCGTCTCCTCTTCTATGAAACAGCCCTCTTCTCCTTTAGCCTCTGGACTTGCCTGTTGTTTCCCTGGGTTTGCATGttctgaattgcaattctttgctgttCCCGAGTAAACCCATTTTGCTGGGAAAGTAActggctgttttattgttttaggtaaAGAGTGTGGAGAGATCAAGTAAGAGGAATACTGGTATTAATGGATTTAGAGACTGGAACCATTGGCTAGCTTAGCAAAAGTAGTTTTGGTGGTGGGATAGAGGTAGACTCAAATAGTGGAGTAACTTCAGAAGATATTTGGCtgtgaaggagagaagagaggaagctgGAGAGAGTCATGGGGTCCAggcagcttttatttatttttttttatttttttttaatttatttatttatttattgaaggcgttgggttttcgttgaggtgcatgggcttctcattgcagtggcttctcttgttgcggagcgtgggctctaggtgcacgggcttcagtagttgtggcacacaggctcagtagttgtggctcacgggctctagagtgca from Balaenoptera acutorostrata chromosome 21, mBalAcu1.1, whole genome shotgun sequence includes:
- the CDKN2AIP gene encoding CDKN2A-interacting protein isoform X2; translated protein: MAQEVSEYLSQNPRVAAWVETLRSDGETDKHWRHRREFLLRNAGDLAPAGGAASAHPEEAADAESGTRSRQLQQLISFSMAWANHVFLGCRYPQKVMDKILSMAEGIKVTDAPIHTTRDELVAKKG